A genomic window from Nicotiana sylvestris chromosome 11, ASM39365v2, whole genome shotgun sequence includes:
- the LOC138881399 gene encoding uncharacterized protein: MLDEFNERMSKIEEIDPYVKAYLYDISYHRWSRVHATMNRTWTITSNIAESLNAVTKYGRELPIVELLEYMRTLLERWTKKKLLKVKGTFTYLGFKFNKELDENRTLSHKLRVRASTDYIHTVLDGVRRYIVCLENKRCSCGQFQLDELSCPHALAALRHRDESFEQYCSPYYTREKLLRTYEIPVNSLLDESKWNVPQHISEEVVNPHIGRKR; the protein is encoded by the exons ATGcttgatgaatttaatgaaaggatgtcaaagattgaagagatTGACCCCTATGTTAAAGCATACTTATACGATATTAGCTATCATAGATGGTCTCGAGTACATGCTACGATGAACAGAACTTGGACAATAACATCAAACATTGCAGAGTCGTTGAATGCTGTAACAAAATATGGAAGAGAGCTGCCGATAGTAGAACTATTAGAGTATATGAGGACCCTTCTTGAACGTTGGACGAAGAAAAAGTTATTGAAAGTAAAGGGTACATTCACATACCTTGGGTTCAAATTCAACAAAGAGTTGGATGAAAACAGAACATTGTCGCACAAGCTTAGA gtgagggcttcaacagaCTACATCCATACAGTACTAGATGGTGTGAGGCGCTATATTGTTTGTCTTGAAAACAAGAGATGTAGTTGTGGGCAATTCCAGCTTGATGAACTTTCTTGTCCACATGCTTTGGCTGCTTTAAGACACAGAGATGAGTCTTTTGAACAATATTGTTCTCCTTATTACACAAGGGAGAAACTCTTACGTACTTATGAAATACCAGTAAATTCCCTGCTAGATGAAAGCAAATGGAATGTGCCACAACATATATCTGAAGAAGTAGTAAATCCACATATAGGAAGGAAAAGATAG
- the LOC138881398 gene encoding uncharacterized protein yields MGVCVYMETKKENKNLGSYPLCITVRDFNMELSITNENTAAGSSGTLMLLDMPTSPVIEEYESIIITDSTPSFIEFFLVIMFISIVDEFYWLICVGENCTWHFKTTNINDSGMFNVRNFNNQHTCSLMDNIFIQRKPTAMVVGSMFIPKYFDPKTIYTPKDIQFDMLSEHDVNLTYMQAWRAKEKALQFLRGHPVDSYSKLPSYLYILEKTYPGSIVKLKKTDDDCLLPVVVVDGTFLKSAYKGIMLTASTMDATATIVPLAYAIVDSENDVS; encoded by the exons ATGGGTGTTTGTGTATACATGGAgacgaaaaaggaaaacaaaaacttaGGATCATATCCGCTATGTATAACTGTTCgtgatttcaatatggaattaaGTATCACCAATGAGAACACAGCTGCAG GTTCGTCTGGAACATTAatgttacttgatatgccaacatctcccgttatagaggaatatgaaagtataataataacaGATAGTACACCAAGTTTTATTGAA TTTTTTCTTGTGATAATGTTTATCAGtattgtagatgaatt ctACTGGCTGATATGTGTTGGTGAAAACTGTACATGGCACTTCAAGACAACTAACATAAATGATTCTGGAATGTTCAATGTCAGAAATTTCAACAACCAGCACACATGCTCTTTAATGGACAATATATTCATACAACGCAAACCTACTGCCATGGTAGTTGGTAGCATGtttattccaaaatattttgATCCTAAGACAATTTACACACCAAAAGACATACAATTTGACATGTTGTCTGAACACGACGTGAATCTAACCTACATGCAAGcttggagagcaaaggaaaaggcTTTACAATTTTTGAGAGGTCATCCTGTTGACTCCTACAGCAAATTGCCTAGTTATTTGTATATTCTCGAGAAGACTTATCCGGGGTCTATAGTTAAACTGAAGAAGACGGACGATGACTGCTTATT GCCAGTTGTAGTAGTTGATGGGACCTTCTTAAAGTCAGCATACAAGGGAATAATGCTAACAGCTAGTACAATGGATGCAACAG CTACCATAGTACCATTGGCATATGCTATTGTTGATTCAGAAAATGACGTATCATAG